The Candidatus Omnitrophota bacterium genome contains the following window.
AGCGGGTTTAAATTAACATTTTAATTTGGCTTGAGTTTTTATTTTTTATATGTTATAGTATTTTATAGAAGCAAGAAAAAACTTCTAACTAATTACTATATTTGAAGTTATGGAGCATTCTAGTGCCCAATTTAAAGTAATCATATTAATTTCGATATTTATTCACGCTGTGTTCCTTCTAGAATTGCCACGATTTAAAATAATACCTCCAAAGAAATCTTTAACGAATCTGGAGGTAACATATAAGATCCTAAAGCTAGAAAATGCCTTGAATAAAAAATTAAAGCAGAATGTTAATCAACGCGAGGATCTTAGTAAGCTTAAAAAAAATAGACTACTTCTAAAGGCAGGAGACATGTCTAGTCCGCCGGCATTTTCGCAAAAAGCAGATCTTTTGAGTACCGGTAAGGTTATCGTACGTAATGTACAATTGCCTACGAGAAAAGAAAAATCACCCATAGAAATAGTAAAGCTTCCTGTGGTCAGCTCTCCTTTTATGTCAAATCCGGCATATTTGAGCTATTACCAGATAATCCGGGAGAAGATCAAAAATGTGGCTCACTTAAACAATACTTTAGTTAACGAAGGAGAGGTGTATTTATCCTTTGTTGTCGATTCCAGTGGTCAACTCATAACTGCAAAGGTCGTTAACGAAAAATCAACTAATAATCAAGAACTACAATATATGGCACATAGCTTCTTAGAAAAAGCAGCGCCTTTTCCAGTATTCCCACCAAAACTCAAGCATCAGCAACTCTCCTTCAATGTCATTATTGAATTCAGATTGGTTGACTGAAATTCATACAAGTAAGTTGACATAACATTCTAACAGTGCTATAGTTGTAATACTATTTAAAGAATGAGGGGTGATATTAATGTCCGAAGTAGAAGTACGCAAAGGCGAACCATTTGAATCTGCATTGCGTCGTTTTAAGAAGAAGATCGAACGCGAAGGAATATTAAGAGAGGTCAGAGACCGCAAACACTATGAAAAGCCTAGTGAAAAAAGAAGGAAAAAAGGCAAAAGAAAAAAATAATGTTTGCACTTTCTTTATCCTGGAACGTCAACAAATTTAGAAGTGCAAAGAAACAGATTGATGAGATAGTTAAGGTAGGATTTAAGGAATTAGAGCTTAACTTTAGTCTTACCGAAAAAAGAATCAGACAAATAGATAGGCTGAGGAAAGAAGGCATGATTAGAATCCTCAGCTGTCATAATTTCTGCCCGATACCTAACTGCCTCTCAACTAAAAAGGCGTTACCAGACTATTATTCCATTTCCTCGCTAAACGAGAAGAAGCGGCGTCTTGCTTTAAAATATACCAAAAAGTCAATAGAGACTGCTTCACAGCTAAAGGCAAGGGCGCTTATCTTGCATTCAGGAAGAGTGGATATGCAAGATAAAAGCAAGCAGCTCATGCAATTGTTTGCTGCCGGCAAGGGCAATTCCTCTGCTTTTAAAAGTATTAAAAACAGAATGCGCATCTTACGTGAAAAGAGGAAGAAGCCGCATTTAGAGAAGGCCCTCACGAGTATAGGAGAGCTTTCTAATTACGCAAAAAAGCTGAATGTAAAGCTTGGTCTGGAAAATCGTATCTATTATTCTGAAATCCCACAACTAGATGAATTCGATATTCTGCTTCAAAACACAAATGCCTTTTTTTGGTTTGATACAGGCCATGCCAGGATTATGCAAAAGCTCTGGGGTATCAGAGAGAAGGAATACTTAAAGAGATACTCCTCTAAGTTTATTGGCGTCCATCTTCACGATGTAATTGGCATGCAGGATCATCTTGCCCCGGGCGTAGGAGAACTTAATTTCAAATCTTTAGCGCCTTATATTAAAAGAAATACGATTAAGGTAATTGAAGCACATGCTGCGGCTAGTAAAGAAGAGTTGGGCCAAAGCATTAATTTCTTAAATAAAATTTTTAGTTGATATGTTGCGTGAGTCTGTTGCCTCAGGCAAGTTTTATCCTTCTAGCGCTGCTGCAATTAGAAAGCAGATTAATTCCCTTCTTCCTAAAGAAAGGGCGCAAAAATCATCTGCGATTGCAGCCATGCTTCCTCATGCCGGCTATATTTACTCCGGAGAGGTAGCAGTTAGCGTAATAGCGCAACTTGAAATTAGAAAAAATATAATCCTCCTAGGGCCGAATCATACTGGCATAGGAAAGAGGGTAAGTATTTCA
Protein-coding sequences here:
- a CDS encoding energy transducer TonB, which codes for MEHSSAQFKVIILISIFIHAVFLLELPRFKIIPPKKSLTNLEVTYKILKLENALNKKLKQNVNQREDLSKLKKNRLLLKAGDMSSPPAFSQKADLLSTGKVIVRNVQLPTRKEKSPIEIVKLPVVSSPFMSNPAYLSYYQIIREKIKNVAHLNNTLVNEGEVYLSFVVDSSGQLITAKVVNEKSTNNQELQYMAHSFLEKAAPFPVFPPKLKHQQLSFNVIIEFRLVD
- the rpsU gene encoding 30S ribosomal protein S21, with the protein product MSEVEVRKGEPFESALRRFKKKIEREGILREVRDRKHYEKPSEKRRKKGKRKK
- a CDS encoding sugar phosphate isomerase/epimerase is translated as MFALSLSWNVNKFRSAKKQIDEIVKVGFKELELNFSLTEKRIRQIDRLRKEGMIRILSCHNFCPIPNCLSTKKALPDYYSISSLNEKKRRLALKYTKKSIETASQLKARALILHSGRVDMQDKSKQLMQLFAAGKGNSSAFKSIKNRMRILREKRKKPHLEKALTSIGELSNYAKKLNVKLGLENRIYYSEIPQLDEFDILLQNTNAFFWFDTGHARIMQKLWGIREKEYLKRYSSKFIGVHLHDVIGMQDHLAPGVGELNFKSLAPYIKRNTIKVIEAHAAASKEELGQSINFLNKIFS